One window of Nymphaea colorata isolate Beijing-Zhang1983 chromosome 11, ASM883128v2, whole genome shotgun sequence genomic DNA carries:
- the LOC116264260 gene encoding protein STRICTOSIDINE SYNTHASE-LIKE 4-like isoform X2: protein MLDGPEDVCVDKSGAIYTVTRDGWIKKMHKNQSWENWKMIAGPTLLGLTCSIAGDIIVCDADRGLLKVGQDGTVTLLASEVDGSRICFTEAVTEGRDGSIYFTDASAKYGYWEWHLDLLEARPHGRLLKFDPQTGRTSVVLDNLYFANGVALSRDQDFVVVCETWKFRCLRHWLTGERKTEVFVDNLPGAPDNINLAEDGTFWIALLEMRTGGKELIYSSKLFKHILVKIPRLLNRYLKIRQKAMVINVDADGKIINYLDDSTGKVISLVTSAVQSGDHLYLGNLNTKFIGRLALQKAKK, encoded by the exons ATGCTTGATGGACCCGAAGATGTATGTGTAGACAAATCCGGAGCGATCTACACAGTGACCAGAGATGGGTGGATCAAGAAGATGCACAAGAACCAGTCATGGGAGAACTGGAAGATGATTGCCGGCCCGACTTTGCTGGGACTCACCTGTTCTATCGCCGGAGACATTATCGTCTGTGACGCTGACCGG GGATTGCTCAAAGTTGGACAAGATGGCACTGTTACTCTCCTGGCCTCCGAAGTTGACGGTTCTAGAATATG CTTCACTGAGGCGGTGACGGAGGGGAGGGATGGGAGCATTTATTTCACCGACGCAAGCGCCAAATACGGATACTGGGAATGGCATCTTGATCTGCTGGAAGCTCGACCCCATGGCCGTCTCCTGAAGTTCGACCCGCAGACCGGCAGAACCTCTGTTGTTCTGGACAACCTGTACTTCGCCAACGGCGTTGCTCTTTCCCGTGACCAAGATTTTGTCGTTGTATGTGAAACTTGGAA ATTCCGATGCCTGAGACATTGGCTGACTGGAGAGCGAAAGACTGAGGTGTTTGTTGATAATCTACCAGGTGCCCCTGACAATATCAATCTTGCGGAAGACGGGACATTTTGGATAGCACTATTAGAG ATGAGAACAGGCGGGAAAGAGCTCATATATAGCTCGAAATTGTTTAAGCATATACTTGTGAAGATACCTAGGCTGCTTAACCGGTATCTGAAGATAAGACAGAAGGCGATGGTTATAAATGTAGATGCTGATGGGAAGATCATCAACTACTTGGACGATTCTACTGGAAAAGTTATATCATTGGTGACTTCAGCAGTACAATCTGGGGATCATCTTTATCTGGGCAATCTTAATACCAAGTTCATTGGGAGATTAGCACTGCAAAAAGCGAAGAAATAG
- the LOC116264260 gene encoding protein STRICTOSIDINE SYNTHASE-LIKE 4-like isoform X1, which translates to MAGVAAIASFLLISLVAFLLQIFLSSPISPEAFEPPPVLGDFTKNDRLQEVEKLGEGMLDGPEDVCVDKSGAIYTVTRDGWIKKMHKNQSWENWKMIAGPTLLGLTCSIAGDIIVCDADRGLLKVGQDGTVTLLASEVDGSRICFTEAVTEGRDGSIYFTDASAKYGYWEWHLDLLEARPHGRLLKFDPQTGRTSVVLDNLYFANGVALSRDQDFVVVCETWKFRCLRHWLTGERKTEVFVDNLPGAPDNINLAEDGTFWIALLEMRTGGKELIYSSKLFKHILVKIPRLLNRYLKIRQKAMVINVDADGKIINYLDDSTGKVISLVTSAVQSGDHLYLGNLNTKFIGRLALQKAKK; encoded by the exons ATGGCTGGTGTGGCTGCAATTGCCAGTTTCCTTCTCATTTCTCTCGTTGCCTTTCTGCTCCAGATATTTCTCTCCTCGCCCATCTCCCCAGAGGCGTTTGAACCGCCCCCTGTTCTGGGGGACTTCACCAAGAATGACAGGCTTCAG GAAGTAGAGAAACTTGGAGAAGGGATGCTTGATGGACCCGAAGATGTATGTGTAGACAAATCCGGAGCGATCTACACAGTGACCAGAGATGGGTGGATCAAGAAGATGCACAAGAACCAGTCATGGGAGAACTGGAAGATGATTGCCGGCCCGACTTTGCTGGGACTCACCTGTTCTATCGCCGGAGACATTATCGTCTGTGACGCTGACCGG GGATTGCTCAAAGTTGGACAAGATGGCACTGTTACTCTCCTGGCCTCCGAAGTTGACGGTTCTAGAATATG CTTCACTGAGGCGGTGACGGAGGGGAGGGATGGGAGCATTTATTTCACCGACGCAAGCGCCAAATACGGATACTGGGAATGGCATCTTGATCTGCTGGAAGCTCGACCCCATGGCCGTCTCCTGAAGTTCGACCCGCAGACCGGCAGAACCTCTGTTGTTCTGGACAACCTGTACTTCGCCAACGGCGTTGCTCTTTCCCGTGACCAAGATTTTGTCGTTGTATGTGAAACTTGGAA ATTCCGATGCCTGAGACATTGGCTGACTGGAGAGCGAAAGACTGAGGTGTTTGTTGATAATCTACCAGGTGCCCCTGACAATATCAATCTTGCGGAAGACGGGACATTTTGGATAGCACTATTAGAG ATGAGAACAGGCGGGAAAGAGCTCATATATAGCTCGAAATTGTTTAAGCATATACTTGTGAAGATACCTAGGCTGCTTAACCGGTATCTGAAGATAAGACAGAAGGCGATGGTTATAAATGTAGATGCTGATGGGAAGATCATCAACTACTTGGACGATTCTACTGGAAAAGTTATATCATTGGTGACTTCAGCAGTACAATCTGGGGATCATCTTTATCTGGGCAATCTTAATACCAAGTTCATTGGGAGATTAGCACTGCAAAAAGCGAAGAAATAG